In Fibrobacter succinogenes, a single genomic region encodes these proteins:
- the nth gene encoding endonuclease III, which translates to MRKADKIKFIGDKLDELFPDPPIPLNYTNAFTMLVAVVLSAQCTDIRVNQVTEVLFKLADTPQKMIKLGVERIAEIIKPCGFFNTKSVNIYKLSQTLVEKFKGEVPQTFEELESLPGVGHKTASVIMSHIFKIPAFPVDTHIHRLAERWGLSDGSSVEKTEEDLKKAFPKEEWEKRHLQIIYFGRTYCKARGHKNEECPICSVVGSY; encoded by the coding sequence ATGCGAAAGGCGGACAAGATTAAATTCATAGGCGATAAGCTAGACGAACTGTTTCCTGATCCGCCGATTCCGTTAAACTACACAAACGCATTCACGATGCTTGTCGCGGTCGTTCTGAGCGCCCAATGCACCGACATCCGTGTGAACCAGGTTACCGAAGTTCTTTTCAAACTTGCCGATACGCCTCAAAAAATGATCAAGCTCGGCGTGGAACGCATTGCCGAAATCATCAAGCCCTGCGGATTTTTCAACACCAAAAGCGTGAACATCTACAAGCTTTCGCAAACGCTCGTCGAAAAATTCAAGGGCGAAGTCCCGCAAACATTCGAAGAACTTGAAAGCTTGCCCGGCGTTGGCCATAAAACGGCTAGCGTTATCATGAGCCATATTTTCAAGATTCCGGCCTTCCCCGTCGATACACACATCCACCGCCTTGCCGAACGCTGGGGTTTAAGCGATGGTTCCAGCGTCGAAAAAACAGAAGAGGATTTAAAAAAAGCTTTTCCCAAGGAAGAATGGGAAAAGCGTCATTTGCAAATCATTTATTTTGGTCGCACCTACTGCAAGGCCCGCGGGCACAAAAACGAAGAATGCCCGATATGCTCTGTAGTTGGTAGTTACTAG
- a CDS encoding DUF3300 domain-containing protein: MKEKTLKSSFSVRSFRLFLGLLFFWGGFVFAQNRYTPAELDTLVSTIALYPDPLLVHVLDATTHGDDLPRASAFATANRHLKGDDLAAAIERAELDYDESVIALIPFPDVLRKLAKYATWSHQLGEAVEMQKADVMDAVQRMRKVAHKNGYLNSDDKVSVTVDENVSIQPVREEYVYVPEYDPRVVYYVVSDGNIRLRYVNGVWTGAGLVYWGWDPFYYDWVHRRPHYRHPHRYAPPLPRHRQRRVHHIRFDNPPPAPPRLRIDNPPPSNYRRPSAPPPPRANSWGNRPLAPVPASQGLNKSAAEPRTTSAPPSSNYRRPFPPPPPPASSSDDQDSRRAERRSGPHNPPPPPPSRRR, encoded by the coding sequence ATGAAAGAAAAAACCTTGAAATCAAGTTTTTCCGTGCGGTCGTTTCGTCTGTTTTTGGGACTGTTGTTTTTTTGGGGGGGATTTGTCTTTGCGCAAAACCGTTACACGCCTGCGGAATTGGATACGCTTGTTTCGACCATAGCGCTTTATCCTGACCCGCTGTTGGTGCATGTTCTTGACGCCACGACGCATGGCGATGACCTCCCGAGAGCATCTGCGTTTGCAACCGCAAACCGCCATTTGAAGGGGGACGATTTGGCTGCTGCGATTGAACGTGCCGAATTGGATTACGATGAATCGGTGATTGCGCTAATCCCGTTCCCAGATGTACTTCGCAAGTTGGCAAAATATGCGACTTGGTCTCATCAGCTTGGTGAAGCGGTTGAAATGCAAAAGGCCGATGTGATGGATGCGGTGCAGAGAATGCGTAAGGTTGCTCACAAGAATGGCTATTTGAATAGTGATGACAAGGTTTCTGTGACGGTGGATGAAAATGTTTCGATTCAGCCTGTCCGCGAAGAATATGTGTATGTTCCCGAATATGATCCGCGTGTCGTTTATTACGTCGTTTCTGACGGCAATATTCGCTTGCGCTATGTGAATGGGGTTTGGACTGGGGCTGGTCTTGTTTATTGGGGCTGGGATCCGTTCTATTATGATTGGGTGCATCGTCGCCCGCATTACCGCCATCCGCATCGCTATGCACCGCCTCTTCCGCGTCATCGTCAGAGACGTGTGCATCATATTCGTTTTGATAATCCTCCGCCTGCTCCTCCGCGTTTGCGAATAGACAATCCGCCTCCTTCGAATTATAGGCGTCCGTCAGCACCGCCGCCTCCACGTGCTAATTCTTGGGGTAATCGCCCGTTGGCGCCGGTTCCAGCATCGCAGGGCTTGAACAAATCGGCTGCGGAACCTCGCACAACTTCGGCACCACCTTCGTCGAATTATAGGCGCCCTTTCCCACCTCCGCCTCCTCCGGCATCAAGCTCGGACGATCAGGATTCTCGTAGAGCAGAACGCCGTTCTGGACCGCATAATCCACCGCCGCCACCACCATCGCGTAGAAGGTGA
- a CDS encoding CotH kinase family protein: protein MNMFVKATALAGCIIGSGYAQTYDLPILFIDSKQKCLDFYTFEKIPATIKVLDGKTNNVADSSKGIQYDIGIKVRGFNSAAFPKPNYTIEFHDSTGKDINVSLLGLPPSDDWVLHGPYLDKSMIRNSFAHWLFRQTGRYSPRTKFFDLYINGVYRGVYELTERIKRGKYRVNVSKLKKTDIEGEELTGGYIWEFDYIIDRHGAGLPSYNPADFQTSDGVNVVLRYPKKEKITKEQEEYLKNYLNNLEALVKDGKNGNGYENYVDVASTVDYILHQELTNHADAYVYNFFMYKPKDRTDEHGNKTVGKTTLGPPWDFELAFKNSFKPDSGNNDKKDTNSTIGFDFRSTSSWIIENNYNNFNVSTGLGSYTLAGWLIEMWRDSVFQIEVSKRWAELRSGVWHTKTIDAYLDSMKTYLTSAAERNFKRWPNLGKASGTNDEDLEPMKYCDTNRPQKARMIMGGYNAETWDGEFEHVRNKTKERMKLIDELLGFKEPEKPVVFEPIIHEPDWQAEMGDTSKAHIDANHLSRLSPANFFVVNGDHLEISTSIGGTFALVDLNGAVLYRTHIKTGVTTMEIPAKARNKHWIATLNGKMLNK, encoded by the coding sequence ATGAATATGTTCGTTAAAGCAACAGCCCTTGCAGGTTGCATCATTGGCTCAGGTTACGCACAGACCTACGATTTGCCCATTTTATTCATAGACTCCAAACAAAAATGCCTTGACTTTTACACCTTTGAAAAAATACCCGCCACCATAAAAGTCTTGGACGGGAAAACAAACAACGTCGCAGACAGTTCCAAAGGCATCCAATACGACATAGGCATCAAAGTTCGTGGATTTAATTCAGCAGCTTTCCCCAAACCAAACTACACCATCGAATTCCACGATTCAACGGGCAAAGACATAAACGTGAGCCTGCTCGGCCTCCCGCCTTCTGACGACTGGGTTTTGCACGGGCCTTATCTCGATAAAAGCATGATAAGGAACTCCTTTGCCCACTGGCTCTTCCGGCAAACAGGCCGTTACAGCCCGCGCACCAAATTTTTCGATCTGTACATCAACGGGGTCTATCGCGGCGTTTATGAACTTACCGAAAGAATCAAGCGAGGTAAATACCGCGTCAACGTGAGCAAGCTCAAAAAAACCGACATCGAAGGCGAGGAACTCACCGGAGGCTACATTTGGGAATTCGACTATATCATAGACAGGCACGGTGCAGGGCTTCCATCATACAATCCAGCAGACTTTCAAACTTCTGATGGAGTAAACGTCGTTTTGCGCTACCCCAAAAAAGAGAAAATTACGAAAGAACAGGAAGAATACCTAAAAAATTATTTGAACAATCTCGAAGCTTTAGTCAAGGACGGTAAAAACGGGAACGGATACGAAAACTACGTGGATGTAGCATCGACAGTGGACTATATATTGCATCAAGAACTCACAAACCATGCAGATGCCTATGTCTATAATTTTTTCATGTACAAGCCCAAGGATAGAACGGACGAGCATGGCAACAAGACCGTAGGCAAAACAACACTAGGCCCACCGTGGGATTTCGAACTAGCTTTTAAGAACAGTTTTAAGCCAGATAGTGGCAATAATGATAAAAAGGATACGAATTCCACCATAGGCTTCGATTTCCGAAGCACTAGTAGCTGGATAATAGAAAATAACTACAACAACTTCAATGTTTCAACGGGTTTAGGTTCGTACACACTAGCAGGATGGCTAATTGAAATGTGGAGGGATAGCGTTTTCCAAATCGAGGTGTCAAAACGTTGGGCGGAACTTCGCAGTGGCGTTTGGCACACCAAAACCATAGATGCCTATCTGGACTCCATGAAAACGTACCTGACGAGCGCCGCCGAAAGGAATTTCAAGCGCTGGCCAAATTTAGGGAAAGCAAGCGGAACCAATGACGAAGATCTGGAGCCTATGAAATACTGCGACACAAACAGGCCTCAAAAAGCGAGAATGATTATGGGCGGATACAACGCAGAAACTTGGGATGGAGAATTCGAACACGTCCGCAACAAAACAAAAGAAAGAATGAAATTGATAGACGAACTACTCGGATTTAAGGAACCGGAAAAACCTGTAGTCTTCGAACCCATCATCCATGAACCCGACTGGCAAGCGGAAATGGGCGATACAAGTAAAGCCCACATTGACGCCAATCATTTAAGCAGGCTTTCACCGGCGAATTTCTTTGTCGTGAACGGCGACCATCTCGAAATCAGCACGAGCATCGGAGGCACATTCGCCCTTGTTGACCTGAACGGAGCCGTTCTTTACAGGACCCACATCAAGACCGGAGTAACAACGATGGAGATTCCTGCCAAGGCAAGGAACAAGCATTGGATTGCCACGCTGAACGGCAAAATGTTGAACAAATAG
- a CDS encoding CotH kinase family protein: MFNKSKIFFFCIVLAMALPIFAQSYDLPLVIVNTQNRQALQKGADKIPATMRILDNGTNSVADSSKGEKYNIGIKIRGQTSADFPKKGYGIELKARSCTNIADTACHDTSLKVLGMPKNADWVFHGPYVDKTLIRNALAYWLYQRTGRYSSRFKFFELYLNGQYKGVYLLLEKIKRAKARVHIAKLKDEDISGDDVTGGYVLSIDKVDNNSTQGLDKEGFKSKDGSPVVMRSPKKENTNKQQQQYIQNFFNKIESTCDNGDVMSNGCSDILDIEAAVDYVIHEDVTNNTDAYICSFYMFKNKDSKGGKLQLGAPWDFNLAFGAYQRVGGEKADGWRIPQSANDGGFAFGMNEWFVAKWIQNLWRNNTFQQKYKERWAELRSGVWHTKNIDKFIDSLKTVLKNAANRNFERWPNLGQSSGTCDADPMESGNNNGGNNGGMWGGWGGGMGGFCMGMKMNYYNEPTWDAEIEHLRKYVKQRFAWIDQQMSFSEPASPVVTEALIIDDWNYYDKDDDDNPTTSTNPSSSSSNTSSSSRSRFSTSSSSSNPGIAAIRDHLEITRLNFYTLNENRITVQSERGGMFRLMDFNGNVLFEKQINAGMQSFHIPRATRNQHWIATLNGKMISR, encoded by the coding sequence ATGTTCAACAAATCAAAAATTTTCTTTTTTTGCATCGTTCTAGCGATGGCATTACCGATATTTGCGCAATCTTACGATTTGCCGCTAGTTATCGTAAACACGCAAAATAGGCAAGCTCTCCAGAAGGGAGCCGACAAGATTCCTGCGACAATGCGTATTCTGGACAACGGCACGAACAGCGTTGCCGACAGTTCCAAGGGCGAAAAATACAACATCGGCATCAAGATCCGCGGGCAGACTTCCGCAGACTTCCCCAAAAAGGGTTACGGCATCGAACTCAAGGCGCGCTCCTGCACAAACATCGCCGATACGGCCTGCCACGACACAAGCCTCAAGGTTTTAGGCATGCCCAAGAACGCCGACTGGGTGTTCCACGGACCATATGTCGACAAGACGCTCATCCGCAACGCGCTCGCCTACTGGCTCTACCAGCGCACGGGCCGCTACAGTTCCCGATTCAAGTTCTTCGAGCTCTACCTAAACGGGCAATACAAGGGCGTTTATCTGTTGCTTGAAAAAATCAAGCGTGCCAAAGCCCGCGTGCATATTGCGAAACTCAAGGACGAAGATATCAGCGGCGACGACGTGACCGGCGGCTACGTGCTGAGCATCGACAAGGTGGACAACAACTCTACACAGGGGCTAGACAAGGAAGGTTTCAAGAGTAAGGACGGTTCCCCTGTCGTGATGCGTTCCCCGAAAAAAGAGAACACCAACAAGCAACAGCAGCAGTATATCCAAAACTTTTTCAACAAGATTGAATCCACCTGCGACAACGGCGATGTAATGAGCAACGGGTGCTCCGACATCCTGGATATCGAAGCCGCGGTGGACTACGTCATCCACGAAGATGTCACCAACAACACCGACGCCTACATCTGCAGCTTCTACATGTTCAAGAACAAGGACAGCAAGGGCGGTAAGCTCCAACTCGGTGCACCGTGGGACTTCAACTTGGCATTCGGCGCATACCAGCGCGTTGGTGGCGAAAAGGCAGACGGTTGGCGTATTCCGCAGAGCGCAAATGACGGAGGCTTCGCTTTTGGCATGAACGAATGGTTTGTGGCAAAGTGGATACAGAACTTGTGGCGCAACAACACCTTCCAGCAAAAATACAAGGAACGCTGGGCAGAACTCCGCAGCGGTGTATGGCATACCAAGAATATCGACAAATTCATCGACTCGCTCAAGACAGTACTCAAGAACGCAGCCAACAGGAACTTTGAGCGCTGGCCGAACCTGGGCCAGTCTAGTGGCACCTGCGACGCCGACCCGATGGAATCCGGCAACAATAATGGCGGGAACAACGGTGGCATGTGGGGCGGCTGGGGCGGCGGCATGGGCGGTTTCTGCATGGGCATGAAAATGAATTACTATAACGAGCCCACGTGGGACGCCGAAATCGAGCACCTGCGCAAGTACGTGAAACAACGCTTTGCATGGATAGACCAGCAGATGAGTTTCAGCGAGCCCGCCTCCCCCGTAGTCACCGAAGCCCTCATCATTGACGACTGGAATTACTACGACAAGGATGACGATGATAACCCGACTACTTCGACAAATCCGAGTTCATCCAGCAGCAATACGAGTTCGTCAAGCCGTTCAAGGTTTTCAACATCTTCAAGCAGTTCAAATCCTGGGATAGCCGCCATCAGAGACCATCTGGAAATAACAAGACTGAACTTCTACACTCTCAACGAAAACAGAATTACCGTCCAGAGCGAGAGAGGCGGCATGTTCAGGCTCATGGACTTCAACGGCAACGTTCTCTTCGAAAAGCAAATCAACGCAGGCATGCAGTCGTTCCATATTCCGCGAGCGACCCGCAACCAGCACTGGATCGCAACGCTCAACGGCAAAATGATAAGCCGCTAG
- a CDS encoding glutamine--tRNA ligase/YqeY domain fusion protein — translation MEIPESSNFIQDIIVNDLQTGKRDHVLTRFPPEPNGYIHIGHAKSICLNFGTAKKFGGFTNLRFDDTNPTKEDVEYVDSIREDVKWLGFEWKEEFFASDYYDQIYAFAEKMIEMGKAYVEDLTRDEMQEYRGNDAGKPSRPSPYRDRSVEENMKLFHEMRDGKYADGEKCLRAKVDLASPNMNMRDPVIYRIKHCTHHRTGDKWCIYPMYDFAHPISDWIEGITHSICTLEFEAHRPLYDWFLIELGLQNRPQQIEFARLNLTYTMMSKRKLLELVQTKAVLGWNDPRMPTVCGFRRRGFTPSSIREFCSRIGVSKADSMVDVNLLYFCIREELNQTANRVMAVIDPVKLVIDNWEEGKVEMIEVENNPNDPNAGKREVPFGKVLYIEADDFMEEPPKKYFRLKPEGEVRLKGAYFVTCKSVEKDADGKVKVIHCVYDPLSKGGESPDGRKVKGTIHWVSAAHAVDAEVRLIDNLFTLEDPAQVPEGEDWHDYLNPNSMVIKQAKVEPALADAKLEDRFQFMRQGYFCLDSEDSKPGHLVFNRTVGLKDSFNPTK, via the coding sequence ATGGAAATCCCCGAATCTTCGAATTTTATTCAGGACATTATCGTTAACGACCTCCAGACCGGCAAGCGCGATCACGTGCTGACGCGTTTCCCGCCCGAACCGAACGGCTACATTCACATTGGACATGCCAAGTCCATCTGCTTGAACTTCGGCACCGCCAAAAAGTTCGGCGGCTTTACGAACCTCCGCTTCGATGACACGAACCCGACCAAGGAAGATGTGGAATACGTCGATTCCATCCGCGAAGACGTGAAGTGGCTCGGCTTTGAATGGAAAGAAGAATTTTTTGCAAGCGACTACTACGATCAGATTTACGCCTTTGCCGAAAAGATGATTGAAATGGGCAAGGCTTACGTCGAAGACTTGACTCGCGACGAAATGCAGGAATACCGTGGCAACGATGCTGGCAAGCCCAGCCGCCCGAGCCCGTACCGCGACCGCAGCGTCGAAGAGAACATGAAGCTCTTCCACGAAATGCGCGACGGCAAGTACGCTGACGGCGAAAAGTGCCTCCGTGCCAAGGTCGACCTTGCAAGCCCGAACATGAACATGCGCGACCCGGTCATCTACCGCATCAAGCATTGCACGCACCACCGCACGGGCGACAAGTGGTGCATCTACCCGATGTATGACTTTGCCCACCCGATCAGCGACTGGATCGAAGGCATCACGCACTCCATCTGTACGCTGGAGTTCGAAGCCCACCGTCCGCTTTACGACTGGTTCCTCATTGAACTTGGTTTGCAGAATCGCCCGCAGCAAATTGAATTTGCCCGCTTGAACCTCACTTACACAATGATGAGTAAGCGCAAGCTCCTTGAACTTGTGCAGACGAAGGCGGTGCTTGGCTGGAACGACCCGCGTATGCCGACAGTTTGCGGTTTCCGCCGCCGTGGCTTTACGCCGAGCTCTATCCGCGAGTTCTGCAGCCGCATCGGTGTTTCCAAGGCCGACTCCATGGTCGATGTGAACCTCCTTTACTTCTGCATTCGCGAAGAATTGAACCAGACCGCTAACCGCGTGATGGCTGTCATCGACCCGGTCAAACTCGTGATTGACAACTGGGAAGAAGGCAAGGTCGAGATGATTGAAGTCGAGAACAACCCGAACGATCCGAACGCCGGCAAGCGCGAAGTTCCGTTTGGCAAGGTGCTCTACATCGAAGCCGACGATTTCATGGAAGAACCGCCGAAGAAGTACTTCCGCTTGAAGCCGGAAGGCGAAGTCCGCCTCAAGGGCGCTTACTTTGTCACTTGCAAGAGCGTCGAAAAGGATGCAGACGGCAAGGTCAAGGTGATCCACTGCGTCTATGACCCGCTCAGCAAGGGTGGCGAATCTCCGGATGGTCGCAAGGTCAAGGGCACGATCCACTGGGTTTCTGCAGCTCACGCTGTGGATGCCGAAGTGCGCCTCATTGATAACTTGTTCACGCTCGAAGATCCTGCTCAGGTCCCGGAAGGTGAAGACTGGCACGATTACCTGAACCCGAACTCCATGGTTATTAAGCAGGCCAAGGTGGAACCCGCTCTCGCCGACGCGAAGCTCGAAGACCGTTTCCAGTTCATGCGTCAGGGCTACTTCTGCCTCGATAGCGAAGACAGTAAGCCGGGTCACCTCGTGTTCAACCGTACGGTTGGTTTGAAGGATAGTTTTAATCCTACAAAGTAA